In a genomic window of Pedobacter sp. KBS0701:
- a CDS encoding HAD family phosphatase: MHDFNFKPKALLFDLNGTMINDMEYHTLAWYSIMTEDLGAKLDYANVKKEMYGKNHEVLERVFGKDKFSPAEIERLSVDKEKRYQEGYLPHLALIAGLDNFLERAKAAQIPMAIGSAAIPFNIDFVVDGLNIRHYLDAIVSADDVKMSKPDPETFLKAAAALGVAPADCLVFEDAPKGVESALNAGMQCLVLTTTHSREEFNGYPNILDYINDYNDTKLNLLF; encoded by the coding sequence ATGCACGATTTTAATTTCAAGCCCAAAGCTCTTCTTTTTGATTTAAACGGAACCATGATTAACGATATGGAATACCATACATTAGCCTGGTACAGCATCATGACCGAAGATTTAGGTGCCAAACTTGATTACGCAAATGTAAAAAAAGAAATGTATGGTAAAAACCACGAAGTACTGGAGCGTGTTTTTGGTAAGGATAAGTTTAGTCCTGCAGAAATAGAACGCCTTTCAGTAGATAAAGAAAAACGCTACCAGGAGGGTTATCTACCACATTTAGCATTAATAGCTGGTTTGGATAATTTTCTGGAACGGGCTAAGGCGGCACAAATCCCGATGGCCATTGGTTCGGCAGCTATTCCTTTTAACATCGATTTTGTGGTAGATGGTTTAAACATCCGCCATTACCTGGATGCCATTGTAAGTGCCGATGACGTAAAAATGAGCAAACCCGATCCGGAAACCTTTTTAAAGGCAGCAGCTGCCCTGGGTGTTGCACCGGCCGATTGCCTGGTTTTCGAGGATGCACCTAAAGGTGTAGAATCGGCTTTAAACGCAGGTATGCAGTGCCTGGTGTTAACGACTACACATAGCCGGGAAGAATTTAACGGTTATCCAAATATTTTGGACTATATTAACGATTACAACGATACTAAATTAAATCTGCTTTTTTAA
- a CDS encoding glycoside hydrolase family 28 protein has protein sequence MLKQVQHDVTTKEIKGIMKRIKYIFKTLLFIIALITCLTANAQSYYNVIKYGAKNDSSKLATTAIKNAIEAASKAGGGTVYFPAGKYLTGAIHLKSNIAILIDAGAELHFSDNFDDYLPMVKSRYEGVDVTSFSPLFYAYKVENISIIGRGIIDGHGKKWWDFVEGYKEGQPRSKWQTTFDGLNKDIVLPDDPKQMKRGFLRPPFIQPMFCKNVLIDGITIRNSPFWTINPEFCENVKVHAVTINNPHSPNTDGINPESCKNVHISDCHISVGDDCITIKSGKDAPGRKMAIPAENYVITNCTMLSGHGGVVIGSEMSGDVRKIAISNCVFDGTDRGIRIKTARGRGGVVEEIRVSNIIMKNIKDQAIVLDMQYAKTDVEPVSERTPVFRNIHFSNITGQVNQAGYLNGLEEMPIDNITFNDINMEAKTGFSIQNSSHIEFHHVTVNTELGSSLKAAKVNNLIIDGLKSNKPQANSAVIDLKNVSDLFLYNAFPVKETATYLKLSGAETKNIYLGNNNFRRVKEAVKKEKEVTATVEIISGDKGQ, from the coding sequence ATGCTGAAACAAGTTCAGCATGACGTGACTACTAAAGAAATCAAAGGAATAATGAAACGAATAAAATACATTTTCAAAACCTTACTTTTTATAATTGCGTTAATTACGTGCTTAACCGCCAACGCCCAATCTTACTATAACGTAATCAAATATGGTGCAAAAAACGACAGCAGTAAATTGGCCACAACCGCCATCAAAAATGCAATAGAAGCCGCATCAAAAGCGGGTGGAGGCACCGTTTATTTTCCTGCAGGAAAATATTTAACCGGGGCAATTCACTTAAAAAGCAACATCGCCATATTGATTGATGCCGGTGCAGAATTGCACTTCAGTGATAATTTTGATGATTATCTGCCTATGGTGAAAAGCCGCTATGAGGGCGTAGATGTAACCAGTTTTTCACCGTTGTTTTATGCCTATAAGGTAGAAAATATTTCGATTATTGGTCGCGGAATTATCGATGGACATGGTAAAAAGTGGTGGGATTTTGTAGAAGGTTATAAAGAAGGACAACCGCGATCGAAGTGGCAGACCACTTTTGATGGTTTAAATAAGGATATCGTTTTACCTGACGATCCAAAACAGATGAAAAGAGGTTTTCTCCGTCCGCCGTTTATACAACCGATGTTCTGCAAAAATGTATTGATTGATGGTATCACCATCCGCAATTCACCTTTTTGGACAATCAATCCTGAGTTTTGTGAAAATGTTAAAGTCCACGCGGTTACCATTAACAATCCCCATTCGCCTAATACAGACGGTATCAATCCTGAATCTTGTAAAAATGTGCACATTTCTGATTGCCACATCAGTGTGGGTGACGATTGCATCACCATTAAATCAGGCAAAGATGCACCCGGAAGAAAAATGGCCATTCCGGCAGAAAACTACGTCATTACAAATTGTACGATGTTATCAGGTCATGGTGGAGTGGTTATTGGCAGCGAAATGTCGGGCGATGTACGTAAAATAGCCATCTCGAACTGCGTCTTCGACGGAACAGATAGGGGGATCCGCATTAAAACTGCCCGTGGCAGGGGCGGAGTGGTTGAAGAGATCAGGGTGAGCAACATCATCATGAAAAATATTAAAGATCAGGCCATTGTATTGGATATGCAGTATGCAAAAACAGATGTAGAACCTGTTTCAGAGCGAACGCCGGTCTTTAGAAATATCCATTTCAGCAATATTACCGGTCAGGTTAACCAGGCAGGTTATTTAAATGGTTTGGAAGAGATGCCTATCGATAATATTACTTTCAACGACATCAATATGGAAGCTAAAACCGGTTTTTCTATTCAAAATTCCAGTCATATTGAGTTTCATCATGTAACCGTAAATACAGAATTGGGATCATCTTTAAAGGCAGCTAAGGTGAATAACTTGATTATAGATGGCTTGAAAAGCAACAAACCGCAAGCAAATTCAGCAGTAATCGATCTTAAAAATGTATCTGATCTGTTTTTGTACAATGCTTTCCCTGTAAAAGAAACGGCTACCTATTTGAAGTTAAGTGGTGCGGAAACTAAAAACATATACCTTGGAAATAATAATTTCAGAAGGGTTAAGGAGGCCGTTAAAAAGGAAAAAGAAGTAACAGCAACGGTCGAAATTATTTCGGGCGATAAAGGACAGTAA
- a CDS encoding aldose epimerase family protein: MKKPFLKALPLATLCVALAFSACNPKTDKGATGSTQQDSLKYSATIDGKAVKLYTLKNKQGASVSISNFGGRVVSLLVPDKNNKLTDVVLGYDSVGAYRKKGEPFFGALIGRYGNRIGKGKFTLDGKEYQLQLNDGVNTLHGGTDGFYGKVWDAKQPDSTKLELSYVSNDGEAGYPGKLDVKVTYTLTDDNSLQIDYAATTDKTTIVNLTNHAYFNLNGEGDSTILDHELMIDANTYTPVDSTLIPTGKLQPVAGTAFDFNKAKLIGKQIGDNDEQLKFGKGYDHNFALTHHDGKTPVAVVKSTKTGIILSVITTEPGLQFYSGNFLTGADKDGKGGKSYPHRSAFCLETQHFPDAPNHPNFASTVLKPGETYKTSTTYKFSK, translated from the coding sequence ATGAAAAAACCATTTCTTAAGGCATTGCCATTGGCTACCTTGTGTGTAGCCCTTGCTTTTAGTGCATGTAATCCTAAAACCGATAAAGGTGCAACAGGCAGTACACAGCAAGATTCGTTAAAATACAGCGCAACCATTGATGGTAAAGCGGTTAAACTTTACACGTTGAAAAACAAACAAGGTGCTTCGGTATCGATTAGCAATTTTGGCGGCAGGGTAGTTTCGTTGTTGGTGCCCGATAAAAACAACAAACTAACCGATGTGGTACTCGGCTACGATAGCGTGGGTGCCTACCGTAAAAAAGGTGAACCGTTTTTTGGCGCATTGATTGGCCGCTACGGAAACCGCATTGGCAAAGGTAAGTTTACTTTAGACGGAAAAGAATACCAGTTACAGCTTAACGATGGTGTAAATACCCTGCATGGCGGTACCGATGGCTTTTACGGCAAAGTATGGGATGCCAAACAACCGGATAGTACAAAGCTTGAATTGAGTTACGTTTCTAATGATGGCGAAGCCGGTTACCCTGGTAAATTGGATGTGAAAGTAACTTATACTTTAACCGACGATAATTCGCTGCAAATTGATTATGCGGCTACTACTGACAAAACGACTATTGTAAACCTGACCAACCACGCTTATTTTAACTTGAACGGCGAAGGCGACAGTACCATTTTGGATCACGAACTGATGATTGATGCCAATACTTACACACCAGTTGATTCGACCCTGATTCCAACCGGAAAATTACAACCTGTTGCAGGTACTGCTTTCGATTTTAACAAAGCAAAACTAATTGGTAAACAAATTGGCGATAACGACGAGCAGTTAAAATTTGGTAAAGGTTACGACCATAACTTTGCCTTAACCCACCACGATGGTAAAACACCGGTGGCAGTGGTAAAAAGTACTAAAACCGGTATTATTTTATCGGTTATCACTACCGAGCCTGGCTTACAGTTTTACAGTGGTAATTTCTTAACCGGGGCTGATAAGGATGGTAAAGGCGGTAAATCTTACCCACACCGTTCGGCTTTCTGTTTAGAAACGCAACACTTCCCTGATGCACCAAACCACCCGAATTTTGCTTCAACCGTACTTAAACCGGGTGAAACCTATAAAACGAGTACAACCTACAAGTTTTCGAAATAA
- a CDS encoding SDR family NAD(P)-dependent oxidoreductase: MFSLKNKRAVVTGGGSGIGKAIATILAKQGAEVHIIELGTEQAQDTINEIKENGGTAFSYGCDVSDHKAVHEVFNQIGHINILINNAGIAHIGKADTTDEADFDRVMRVNVKGVYNCLHAAIPQIRLAGGGVIINMASIAALIGLPDRFVYSAAKGAVKAITMSVAKDYIGENIRCNSISPARVHTPFVDGFLQKNYPDNIPEMFEKLSKTQPIGRMAKPEEVGALALYLCSDEASFITGCDYPIDGGFTTLNN; this comes from the coding sequence ATGTTTTCACTAAAAAACAAAAGAGCCGTGGTTACAGGCGGGGGAAGCGGCATTGGAAAGGCCATTGCAACCATTTTAGCTAAACAGGGAGCCGAAGTTCACATCATCGAACTGGGCACTGAACAGGCACAGGACACGATTAATGAAATTAAGGAAAACGGTGGCACAGCATTTAGTTATGGCTGCGATGTTTCTGATCATAAAGCGGTTCACGAGGTTTTTAACCAGATCGGGCACATCAACATCCTGATCAATAATGCAGGTATCGCACATATTGGAAAGGCTGATACTACTGACGAAGCAGACTTTGACCGGGTAATGCGCGTAAATGTTAAAGGTGTTTATAACTGTTTGCACGCAGCCATTCCGCAAATCCGTTTGGCAGGTGGCGGTGTGATTATCAATATGGCATCAATTGCGGCTTTGATCGGCCTGCCCGACCGTTTCGTGTACAGTGCGGCTAAAGGTGCAGTAAAAGCCATTACCATGAGTGTGGCCAAAGATTATATTGGCGAAAACATCAGGTGCAATTCCATCTCTCCGGCAAGGGTACACACACCTTTTGTAGATGGCTTTTTACAGAAAAACTATCCGGATAATATCCCTGAAATGTTCGAAAAGCTTTCTAAAACACAACCTATCGGCAGAATGGCTAAACCGGAAGAAGTAGGCGCACTGGCTTTATATTTGTGCAGTGATGAAGCTTCATTTATCACCGGCTGTGATTACCCGATTGACGGTGGATTTACGACCTTAAATAATTAA
- a CDS encoding amidohydrolase: MIDTHVHFWNFDPVRDSWINEEMMAIRKDFSPKNLLRVYNDLQITGCIAVQANQSEEENHFLLRLAEQNEVIKGIVGWVDLLHPNLDERLSYWSNFKTIKGWRHVLQAENSEFILNERFIAGVKLLKKYNYTYDLLCYHNQLEAIIQMVDQVPDQPFVLDHCGKPDVKSQDLAAWAANIKILAANPNVNCKVSGLLAEADWQNWTEKELFNCFDVVFEHFGPERIMYGSDWPVMLISRPYQDWFNLVAKYTERFSAEEHKLIFSDNAKVFYGV; encoded by the coding sequence ATGATTGATACGCACGTGCATTTTTGGAATTTTGATCCGGTTAGGGATAGCTGGATCAATGAAGAGATGATGGCGATCCGAAAGGATTTTTCTCCGAAGAACCTTTTGAGGGTTTATAACGATCTTCAGATTACCGGTTGTATTGCGGTGCAGGCGAATCAATCAGAAGAAGAAAATCATTTTCTGCTGAGACTCGCTGAGCAGAACGAGGTTATAAAAGGTATTGTGGGCTGGGTAGACCTGCTTCATCCCAATCTGGATGAACGTTTAAGCTATTGGAGCAATTTCAAAACCATTAAAGGCTGGCGACATGTATTACAGGCAGAAAATTCGGAATTTATTTTGAATGAAAGATTTATTGCAGGCGTTAAGCTGTTAAAAAAGTACAACTATACTTACGATTTATTGTGCTACCACAATCAGTTGGAGGCTATTATACAAATGGTTGATCAGGTACCCGATCAGCCATTTGTATTGGATCATTGTGGAAAACCGGATGTTAAAAGCCAGGATTTGGCCGCCTGGGCCGCAAACATTAAAATATTGGCTGCTAATCCAAATGTGAATTGCAAGGTATCTGGCTTATTGGCTGAAGCCGACTGGCAAAACTGGACGGAGAAAGAGCTTTTTAACTGTTTTGATGTGGTGTTCGAACATTTTGGCCCTGAAAGAATCATGTATGGTAGCGACTGGCCGGTAATGTTGATCAGCAGGCCTTACCAGGACTGGTTTAATTTGGTTGCTAAGTACACTGAGCGATTTTCTGCAGAAGAACATAAACTAATCTTTAGCGATAATGCTAAGGTTTTTTATGGAGTTTAG
- a CDS encoding alpha-hydroxy acid oxidase, with product MSKKITFPYNPQFPSVADLRKKAKSRIPKFAFDYLEGGCNEGLNLSRNESDFDNIYLKPNYLRVGGDIDMSVELFGRKYSAPFGISPIGLQGLMWPNAPEILAKAAAKADIPYTLSTVSTSSIERIAEVSEGKAWFQLYHPTENKLRDDILSRLKAVECPVLVVLVDVPAFGLRYKEIKSGLSIPPKMSINNILQAFARPLWGIKTLQHGIPSFATLKPYMEKGMDMSQLGQFMNKTFTGKVDIEKVSAIREIWKGPLVLKGIATDEDMQAAIQIGVDGVIVSNHGGRQIDAGESSINSLIKLAGNEVYKSKLKIMLDGGIRSGVDLARAHAVGSEFNFMGRPFMYGVGALGNEGGEHTINMFKTHLYQIMQQLTIEKISQFPERLLEV from the coding sequence ATGAGTAAAAAGATTACATTCCCTTACAATCCCCAATTCCCTTCTGTAGCGGACTTAAGAAAAAAGGCAAAATCTAGGATTCCTAAATTTGCCTTTGACTACCTGGAGGGGGGCTGTAATGAGGGACTTAATTTATCGCGAAACGAGAGCGATTTCGACAATATTTACCTTAAACCGAATTACTTACGTGTTGGTGGAGATATCGACATGTCGGTTGAATTATTTGGCCGTAAATACAGCGCTCCATTTGGGATATCTCCGATTGGTTTGCAAGGTTTGATGTGGCCTAATGCACCCGAAATTTTAGCAAAGGCTGCTGCTAAAGCCGATATTCCTTATACATTAAGTACCGTATCAACCAGTAGCATCGAACGCATTGCCGAAGTGTCTGAAGGAAAAGCCTGGTTTCAGCTTTATCATCCTACTGAAAATAAACTGAGGGATGATATTTTATCAAGACTAAAAGCGGTTGAGTGCCCGGTGTTGGTGGTGCTGGTAGATGTTCCTGCATTTGGATTAAGGTATAAGGAAATTAAGAGTGGCTTATCTATTCCACCAAAAATGTCAATCAACAATATCTTGCAGGCTTTTGCCCGTCCGTTATGGGGAATTAAAACCCTGCAACATGGCATTCCATCATTTGCTACCTTAAAGCCTTACATGGAAAAAGGAATGGACATGTCGCAACTGGGACAATTCATGAACAAAACATTTACCGGTAAGGTTGATATTGAAAAAGTTTCCGCCATCCGCGAAATCTGGAAAGGCCCGTTGGTATTAAAAGGCATCGCTACCGATGAAGATATGCAGGCAGCCATACAAATTGGTGTTGATGGGGTGATTGTTTCCAATCACGGTGGACGACAAATTGATGCGGGGGAATCATCGATCAATTCTTTAATTAAACTCGCCGGAAATGAAGTTTATAAATCAAAACTCAAAATCATGCTGGATGGAGGAATCCGTTCGGGTGTTGATTTGGCAAGGGCGCATGCGGTTGGATCTGAATTCAACTTTATGGGCCGGCCTTTTATGTATGGAGTTGGTGCTTTAGGTAATGAAGGCGGAGAACATACCATCAATATGTTTAAAACCCATTTATACCAGATTATGCAGCAACTTACGATAGAAAAAATTTCGCAATTCCCTGAAAGGTTATTGGAAGTATAA
- a CDS encoding L-rhamnose mutarotase, with amino-acid sequence MKRYCLTLDLVNDEKLIEEYKQYHQSVWPEIKESISSSGIENLEIYLLGNRLFMIMEVNESFSFDEKAKADLANPKVQEWETLMWKFQQALPGAKPGEKWILMDQIFKL; translated from the coding sequence ATGAAAAGATACTGCCTGACACTCGATCTTGTAAATGATGAAAAACTGATAGAAGAATATAAGCAGTACCATCAATCGGTTTGGCCGGAGATTAAAGAAAGTATAAGTTCTTCAGGCATCGAAAACCTGGAAATATATCTCCTAGGTAACCGCTTATTTATGATTATGGAGGTTAACGAAAGCTTCTCTTTTGATGAAAAAGCAAAAGCTGATTTGGCCAATCCAAAAGTACAGGAATGGGAAACTTTAATGTGGAAATTCCAGCAGGCACTGCCAGGTGCAAAACCAGGCGAAAAATGGATCTTAATGGATCAGATATTTAAACTCTAA
- a CDS encoding glycosyl hydrolase family 65 protein: protein MINTRKFIATATLSILTITGFAQQKPILGTEKLKKYVDYFNSTDTEAVKNYIPNSEAFKWLADQAPLFECPDSVLEQNYYYRWWTYRKHLVKTPEGFIFTEFIEPVKHAGKYNSISCALGHHIYEGRWLKDNSYLKDYIKFWLYHADVGQTKQRFHQFSSWVDDAVYQNYLVKPDQGFLKEILPALDKDYGKWESERQLKNGLFWQNDVKDGMEESISGSRKDQNQRPTINSYMYGNAVALDKIAELLGDKLLAGKYKNKATAIKKLVQDSLWNTSASFFETRKAKGGSAEVREAIGFTPWDFNLPDDNANYAKAWDQLLDTAGFKAPWGLTTAERRNPTFRTRGTGHSCEWDGALWPFASSQTLKGLANLLTNYKKHGKMNANIFYQELHQYAASHVKNGKPYIGEYQDEKTGEWLKGDNPRSSFYNHSTFNDLIINDLIGLKPRQDNVLEIFPLIPKNQWDWFMLDNVSYHGKIVTILWDKTGTKYNRGKGLLVFVDGKEIYNGKDLKPLKVKMD from the coding sequence ATGATAAATACAAGAAAATTTATAGCCACAGCAACATTGTCGATATTGACAATTACTGGCTTTGCGCAACAAAAACCTATACTGGGAACTGAAAAATTGAAGAAATATGTGGATTATTTTAATTCAACAGATACGGAAGCGGTAAAGAATTATATTCCTAATAGCGAGGCTTTTAAATGGCTTGCCGATCAGGCTCCTTTATTCGAATGCCCGGATTCGGTATTGGAACAAAATTATTACTACCGCTGGTGGACTTACCGCAAACATTTAGTTAAAACGCCTGAAGGTTTCATATTTACTGAGTTTATCGAACCGGTTAAACACGCAGGCAAATATAACTCAATAAGTTGTGCATTGGGTCACCACATTTACGAAGGCAGATGGCTGAAAGACAACAGTTACCTGAAAGATTATATCAAATTCTGGCTTTACCATGCCGATGTGGGGCAAACGAAACAACGTTTCCATCAATTTAGCAGCTGGGTGGATGATGCCGTGTATCAAAACTATCTGGTGAAACCGGATCAGGGATTTCTGAAAGAAATTTTACCGGCATTAGATAAAGATTATGGTAAATGGGAATCGGAAAGACAGCTTAAAAACGGATTGTTTTGGCAAAATGATGTGAAAGATGGCATGGAAGAATCGATCAGTGGATCACGCAAAGACCAGAACCAGAGACCAACCATAAACAGTTACATGTATGGAAATGCAGTGGCATTGGATAAAATTGCGGAACTTTTAGGCGATAAATTACTTGCAGGTAAGTATAAAAACAAAGCAACTGCAATAAAAAAACTGGTCCAGGATAGTTTATGGAATACTTCTGCGTCGTTTTTTGAAACGAGAAAAGCCAAAGGCGGCTCAGCTGAGGTACGGGAAGCCATCGGTTTTACACCCTGGGATTTCAATTTACCCGATGATAATGCCAATTATGCAAAAGCATGGGACCAGTTATTGGATACGGCCGGATTTAAAGCGCCATGGGGCTTAACCACAGCCGAAAGGAGAAATCCAACCTTCAGAACAAGAGGAACAGGGCACAGCTGCGAATGGGATGGAGCACTTTGGCCTTTTGCCAGCTCACAAACGTTAAAAGGATTGGCAAATCTGTTAACGAATTATAAAAAACATGGTAAAATGAATGCAAATATCTTTTATCAGGAACTGCATCAGTATGCGGCATCTCATGTCAAAAATGGAAAACCATACATTGGGGAGTATCAGGATGAAAAAACCGGAGAATGGTTAAAAGGTGACAATCCACGAAGTAGTTTTTACAATCACTCTACCTTTAACGATTTAATTATCAATGATTTAATAGGCTTAAAACCGCGTCAGGATAATGTTTTGGAGATCTTCCCCTTAATTCCTAAAAATCAATGGGACTGGTTTATGCTGGATAATGTTTCCTACCATGGTAAAATAGTGACGATTTTATGGGACAAAACCGGTACAAAATATAACAGGGGCAAAGGATTATTGGTATTTGTTGATGGCAAAGAAATTTATAATGGCAAAGATTTGAAGCCTTTAAAGGTTAAGATGGATTAA
- a CDS encoding fumarylacetoacetate hydrolase family protein has translation MKLIRFGEAGAEKPGVIINDNYFDVSALVKDYNEEFFGGDGLEKLKKDIESADLPQVDKSVRLGPALARPSKIICVGLNYKDHAAETNAPIPSEPILFFKATSAIVGPNDDLIIPKNSKKTDWEVELAIVVGKKASYVSEENALDHIAGYVLHNDYSEREFQIERNGQWVKGKSCDTFAPIGPFIATQDEIADVHNLRLWLTVNGKTLQDGNTSNLIFNVPFMISYISQFMTLLPGDVITTGTPAGVGLGQKPEPWYLKAGDVVELGIDGLGTSKQTVKAYSGN, from the coding sequence ATGAAATTAATACGATTTGGCGAAGCGGGAGCTGAAAAACCAGGAGTGATTATAAACGATAATTATTTCGATGTTTCTGCATTGGTGAAAGATTATAACGAAGAATTTTTTGGTGGCGATGGTTTAGAGAAACTTAAAAAAGACATCGAATCGGCTGATTTACCCCAGGTTGATAAAAGTGTGCGCCTTGGTCCTGCTTTGGCACGTCCTTCTAAAATTATCTGCGTGGGTTTAAATTATAAAGACCATGCTGCAGAAACCAATGCACCGATTCCTTCGGAACCGATTTTATTCTTCAAGGCCACTTCCGCTATTGTTGGTCCAAATGACGACCTGATTATCCCAAAAAACAGCAAAAAAACCGATTGGGAAGTAGAATTAGCCATTGTTGTGGGTAAAAAAGCGAGTTATGTTTCTGAAGAAAATGCTTTGGATCACATTGCAGGTTATGTGTTGCACAACGATTACAGCGAACGTGAGTTTCAGATCGAAAGAAACGGCCAGTGGGTAAAAGGAAAAAGCTGTGATACTTTTGCGCCGATCGGCCCATTTATCGCTACGCAGGATGAAATTGCCGATGTACACAATCTTCGCCTGTGGTTAACCGTTAACGGCAAAACCTTACAGGATGGAAATACATCTAACCTGATTTTTAATGTGCCTTTTATGATTTCGTACATCAGTCAGTTTATGACACTTTTACCTGGAGATGTAATTACCACAGGAACACCTGCAGGTGTAGGTTTAGGCCAGAAACCGGAGCCCTGGTATTTAAAAGCTGGTGATGTGGTTGAACTGGGAATTGATGGCCTGGGCACAAGCAAACAAACGGTTAAAGCTTACAGCGGAAATTAA